The following is a genomic window from Crossiella equi.
CGGCCCCACCCCTGGTGGCGGGGATCGCGGCGAGACCAGGTATCGGGGTCGTGGTCTCGCCGCGACATGGCGGCAGAGCAGGGCGCCCCTCGGCGGTTGGGGGAAGACCGCCGTTGTTCTGCTCCGCCGTGCTCGCCATGCCGGTTGTCGTGACGGGGCCAGGTGCACCTGGCGCGGGTGTGGTCGCCACCTCGGTGGCTTGAATGACGGCGGAGCGGAACTGGGCGGTGGCGGCGCGGTCGAGGACCGCGACTTCCCCTGGGGGAGCCACGACCACGACCTCCGAGCCACGCACGACAACACGCAGGGTCCGCTCGCGGCCGGCGACATCACGGCACGCGATGGACCAGGGTCCGGTGTTCATCGTGCGGCACCGCCTCGCGCGGTGTCCCTACTCCATTCCCGTCGACACACCGGCTGCACGAACAAACACGGCACAGCGAGCTGAGTCTGTGGGCATCGCGGCGCGCAGGGCGTCGCGAATCGCTGGGAGAGCATATCTACTCCAATAGTCAGCGAGTCCCTATTTGGTTTGTTGAGGCGTTTGTCATCCGCCGCAGGCCGTCAAGCGCAGTCTGCGATCGGCACCCGGCGACCATTCGATGCGCCAGCCAGGCGGTGCCCGTTGCCAGTTCCAAAACTGCTGGTGGTTGCGGCTGCGAACACCGATCAACTAAACGATCGCCACGGGGACCGGACCAGAGCGGCGGTGGGGCGGCGATGGGGCGCGAATGGAGCGTCAACCCCGATGACCTGCCCAAACGCGGACCAAACGACGTCTACGTCAATCGGGTGAAGCGGGTTGACACCGTGTGTAACCAGGCTTCTCGACGTGCCTCCTGGATGCGACGGCACCCAGGAGGCACATTTGCTCGGCCGCGTTCAGAAGCGTGAGCGAATGGTACCCACGCCAACCGGCAGTCGGTGATGCTTCTCAACAAACACAAAGGCAGCTCGTGCGCCTGTTTTCCGGTCACTTCCGTTGATCCGCCGGCCCGCCAGGCTTTCGGTGTCTTGTGGTCTTAGTCTTGACCTGGCCAAACGGCGACGGGAACATCAGGGGCGGTCTAGCCGGATGGGGACGAGCATGGCAGCACGACGAGACGGTCTGGCGCGACGCCGCGCGGCGATGGGGTTCACCCAGGACACGCTCGCCGAGCGCCTCGGGCTCGAACGATCCACTGTCGGCCGCTGGGAGCGCGGCACCGGTACGCCGCAGCCATGGAACCAGCCTGACCTCGCCAAGGCCCTCGACTTGTCCCACGACGCCCTCGCCACCCTCCTCGGTCCTAATCAACTCGCCAGTCCTCCCGCTGGCAGGACGTCCGAGCTTGAGGTTGCGCACGACGTGGCCGCTGCGTTCAACTGGCCGGACTGGCACCAGGCCGAGCAGGCCAGTGTTCTGGAGCCACCCTGGTCGATCACCGGGACGATGCAGGTTCTTCACGAGGTCGCGGGAGGCACGATGGATCGCCGAGGGTTCTTGATCATCACGGGTGCCGCGCTCGCTGGCGTGGCGGACCGATGGGGTTCAGCCCTGGCGGATGGCGTTCCACCGACCACGGGCGCGCTGCCCGAGCACCGTGACCCGCGCCTGTCCGCCACGGTCCTGGACCGGCTCGACCACCGGCTCGCCGACCTTCGCCAGCTCGACGACGAGTTCGGCGGACGCGAGCTCCACCAGCTCGCCGTCGCGGAATTCAACTGGCTGACTCGCCTTGCCGATCAAACCGACTACAGCACCGCCGCCGGCCAGCGGCTCTTCAGCCTCGTCACCGAGGCGGCCCGCCTGTGCGGATGGCTGCACTTCGACGCTGCGCACCATGCCGCCGCCCAGTCCTACTACGTCGCGGCCCTGCGGTCCTCGGCCAGCGCAAACGATTCCTTGACCGGCGCGCACGTCTTGGCGTGCATGAGCTTCCAGGCAACGCTGACCGGCCACCATCAAGAAGCCATCGCCCTGATCGACGCCGCCGAGGACCGGACCAAGCACACCGCCACCCCGCGACTGCGGGCGTTGTTGGCCAGCCGGAAGGCGCGGGCATACGCGAAGGCGGGCGACGCGGCATCCTGCGGTCACGCCCTCAACGACGCCGAACGACGCCTCGACGCGACCACGTCCCTGACCCCGGAACCCGACTGGATCTACTTCTTCGACGAGTCGGAACTCGCCGCGCAGGCCGCTGCCTGCTGGGTCGACCTCCGCCAGCCCGCCAAGGCCCGCCCGCTGATCGACAACGCGCTGAGCGGCATGAACCCCCAGTACGTCCGGGACCGCACGATCTACCACGTCCGCAGCGCCGAAGCGCACCTGCACGCCAACGACCTCGACCTCGCCTGCGACGACCTCCACACCGCGGCCGACCTCGCCGGCCACACCGGCTCGGTGCGCTCCATCCACACCATCCGCAGCGCGCGCCGCGCGATGTCGCGCTACGACCGCGAGGCTCGGGTCCAGAAGCTCGATCTCCACCTCGCCGACCTGGCCGCCTAACGAATGCACAGCCCTCGCAGGGTCGCGCTCGTGACGGGCGCGAACCGGGGTATCGGCTACGCCATCGCCGGACAGCTCGCCGAACGCGATATCCACGTCGTCGCCACCGCCCGCGACATCGAACACGCGAACCGGACCGCGACCGACCTCATCAGCCAAGGGTGGGCCGCCTCCGGCGTGCGCCTTGATGTGACCGAACCCGACACCATCGCAGCAGCGGTCCAGCACACTCTCGACCAGC
Proteins encoded in this region:
- a CDS encoding helix-turn-helix domain-containing protein; this encodes MAARRDGLARRRAAMGFTQDTLAERLGLERSTVGRWERGTGTPQPWNQPDLAKALDLSHDALATLLGPNQLASPPAGRTSELEVAHDVAAAFNWPDWHQAEQASVLEPPWSITGTMQVLHEVAGGTMDRRGFLIITGAALAGVADRWGSALADGVPPTTGALPEHRDPRLSATVLDRLDHRLADLRQLDDEFGGRELHQLAVAEFNWLTRLADQTDYSTAAGQRLFSLVTEAARLCGWLHFDAAHHAAAQSYYVAALRSSASANDSLTGAHVLACMSFQATLTGHHQEAIALIDAAEDRTKHTATPRLRALLASRKARAYAKAGDAASCGHALNDAERRLDATTSLTPEPDWIYFFDESELAAQAAACWVDLRQPAKARPLIDNALSGMNPQYVRDRTIYHVRSAEAHLHANDLDLACDDLHTAADLAGHTGSVRSIHTIRSARRAMSRYDREARVQKLDLHLADLAA